In Tenuifilum sp. 4138str, a single window of DNA contains:
- a CDS encoding MarR family transcriptional regulator, which translates to MDANDKVIQTLKSAGKPMKAGEIAEAAGVDKKEVEKAIKKLVADGKLHSPQRCFYDIKK; encoded by the coding sequence ATGGACGCAAATGACAAAGTAATTCAAACCCTAAAATCGGCTGGTAAGCCGATGAAAGCAGGAGAGATAGCCGAAGCTGCAGGTGTTGATAAGAAAGAGGTTGAAAAGGCAATCAAAAAACTGGTGGCTGATGGGAAGCTACACTCTCCCCAACGCTGTTTTTACGATATTAAAAAGTAA
- a CDS encoding S41 family peptidase, translating into MKKLLLWVLAIAFTITAVQGQEARLMRFPAVHNNQVVFTYAGDLYTVDISGGVARKLTTHVGYEMFPHFSPDGRTIAFTGQYDGNTEVFSIPAEGGTPKRLTHTATLNRDDISDRMGPNNIVMAWTPDGEKIVYRSRKQSFNDFKGELFMVPVNGGMSEELPLSTGGFCSFSPDGKKLAFNRVFREFRTWKYYKGGMADDIWIFDFNTKEVTNITSNPAQDIFPMWIGDEIFFLSDRDRTMNLFVYNTKTKNIEKVTNYTDYDIKFPSFDHNTIVFEKGGFLFAFDVKTRTTRKINITITDDQNYSRPSLVDASKRITNADLSPNGERVVFSARGDVYTLPSEKGITYNLTASSDVHEREATWSPDGKWIAYLSDKTGEYEVYIQPQDGSMPATQVTSGINNYIFGIEWSPDSKKILFSDRLGRLQYVDIETKAVTLVTKGKYGLVNSYSWSPDSKWIAYSTSDSNRFSVVYIYGIDSKTTNSVTNGWFSSYGPVFSNDGKYLLYVSDREFNPIYSNTEWNHAYVDMSNIYIVMLSKDTPSPFALENNEVKPETKTEQPKDKDSAKKPAKTEEKPKPEVQPVKIDFDGIENRTVELPGKAGRYYNIYCIDGKVYYNYSNSKDRQPVAMMYDLKKHKETELGESIRFTISSNGKKMLVSKNRTYAVIDLPTGKINMEKTIDLSDMKVWVDYHKEWKQIFDESWRQMRDFFYVENMHGVDWKAIHDKYAVLVPYVNHRNDLTYIIGEMIGELNVGHAYVNSGDKPEPERIKTGLLGAKLSKHSSGYFRVDKILEGANWSDALRSPLAEIGVNVKEGDYIISVDGVDLKNIPDIYSTLINKADKTVALVVNNSPQANGGRKVLVKPIADESELYYYTWVQNNIRKVNEATNGEVGYIHIPDMGVAGLNEFVKYFYPQLTKKALIIDDRGNGGGNVSPMILERLSRVVYRMTMRRGFDQPSTIPSETHYGPKVVLIDRYSASDGDLFPYGFKKLGLGPLIGVRSWGGVVGISGSLPFVDGGDLRKPEFTSFSSDTGEWIIEGHGVDPDIEIDNDPYREYMGQDDQLNKAIEQIKVMLKDYKPLPQIPQAPDRSK; encoded by the coding sequence ATGAAAAAACTGTTACTTTGGGTATTGGCTATAGCCTTTACCATCACAGCAGTTCAGGGGCAGGAGGCACGCTTAATGCGTTTCCCGGCTGTGCATAACAATCAGGTGGTGTTTACCTATGCCGGCGACCTATACACTGTTGACATAAGCGGAGGCGTTGCCCGCAAGCTAACCACCCATGTTGGGTATGAGATGTTTCCTCACTTTTCGCCCGATGGTAGAACCATTGCCTTTACCGGGCAATACGATGGAAACACTGAGGTTTTCAGCATTCCTGCTGAGGGAGGAACTCCCAAACGTTTAACCCATACGGCTACCCTAAACCGCGATGATATCTCGGACCGAATGGGGCCTAATAACATAGTAATGGCCTGGACTCCCGATGGCGAAAAGATTGTTTACCGCTCGCGCAAGCAGAGCTTTAACGATTTTAAGGGGGAACTTTTCATGGTTCCCGTCAACGGCGGCATGAGCGAGGAACTACCCCTTTCCACCGGTGGCTTTTGCTCTTTCTCGCCCGATGGGAAAAAGCTTGCCTTCAACAGGGTTTTCCGTGAGTTCCGTACATGGAAATACTACAAGGGTGGCATGGCCGACGACATCTGGATTTTTGACTTTAACACCAAAGAGGTTACCAACATCACCAGTAACCCCGCACAGGATATTTTCCCCATGTGGATTGGCGATGAAATCTTCTTCCTATCGGACCGCGACAGAACCATGAACCTATTTGTGTACAACACCAAAACCAAGAACATCGAAAAGGTTACCAATTACACCGATTACGATATCAAGTTCCCATCGTTCGACCATAATACCATTGTTTTTGAGAAGGGCGGATTCCTATTTGCCTTTGATGTAAAAACACGTACAACCCGGAAAATAAACATCACCATAACCGACGACCAGAACTACTCACGCCCCTCGCTGGTTGATGCAAGCAAGCGCATCACCAATGCCGACCTCTCACCCAATGGCGAACGGGTAGTTTTTAGTGCACGTGGTGATGTTTACACTCTACCATCGGAAAAGGGTATTACTTACAACCTAACTGCATCATCCGATGTCCATGAGCGCGAGGCCACTTGGTCGCCCGATGGTAAATGGATTGCCTACCTCTCCGATAAAACAGGGGAGTATGAGGTTTACATCCAACCCCAGGATGGAAGCATGCCCGCCACTCAGGTAACCTCGGGCATTAACAACTACATTTTTGGCATAGAGTGGTCGCCGGATAGTAAAAAAATACTTTTTAGCGATCGCTTGGGTAGGCTACAGTATGTTGATATAGAAACTAAAGCCGTTACCCTGGTTACTAAGGGTAAGTATGGCTTGGTAAACAGCTATAGCTGGTCGCCCGATAGCAAATGGATTGCCTACTCTACTTCCGATTCCAACCGATTCTCAGTAGTTTACATTTACGGTATTGACAGTAAGACCACCAATTCCGTTACCAATGGCTGGTTTTCATCGTATGGGCCGGTATTTTCAAACGATGGAAAGTACCTGCTTTACGTATCGGATAGGGAGTTTAATCCCATTTACAGCAACACGGAGTGGAATCACGCCTATGTTGACATGAGCAACATATACATAGTGATGCTCTCCAAGGATACACCCTCACCCTTTGCTCTTGAAAATAACGAGGTAAAACCCGAAACCAAAACAGAGCAGCCCAAGGACAAGGATTCAGCCAAAAAACCAGCCAAAACCGAGGAGAAACCAAAGCCTGAAGTTCAGCCTGTTAAAATCGATTTTGACGGCATTGAGAATCGCACCGTTGAGTTACCGGGCAAAGCAGGCCGATACTACAACATCTACTGTATTGATGGCAAGGTTTACTACAACTACTCCAACTCCAAGGATCGCCAACCTGTGGCCATGATGTACGACCTGAAGAAACATAAGGAGACTGAACTGGGCGAATCCATCAGGTTCACCATTTCATCGAACGGGAAAAAGATGCTGGTATCGAAAAACCGCACCTATGCAGTAATCGACCTGCCAACCGGGAAAATCAACATGGAAAAGACCATTGATTTAAGTGACATGAAGGTTTGGGTTGACTACCACAAGGAGTGGAAACAAATATTCGACGAGAGCTGGCGTCAGATGCGCGATTTCTTCTATGTAGAGAACATGCATGGTGTTGATTGGAAAGCCATTCACGATAAATACGCTGTACTGGTACCCTACGTTAACCACCGCAACGACCTAACCTATATCATTGGCGAAATGATTGGCGAGCTTAATGTTGGTCACGCTTACGTGAACAGTGGCGATAAGCCAGAACCCGAACGCATTAAAACCGGGCTTTTAGGAGCTAAGTTGAGCAAGCACAGCAGCGGCTACTTCAGGGTTGACAAAATACTTGAAGGCGCCAACTGGAGCGATGCGCTCCGTTCACCACTGGCCGAGATTGGTGTGAATGTTAAGGAGGGCGACTATATAATTTCAGTGGATGGGGTTGACCTCAAAAACATCCCCGATATCTACTCTACCCTTATCAATAAGGCCGATAAAACAGTTGCTCTTGTTGTTAACAACTCACCACAGGCTAACGGAGGCCGCAAGGTGCTTGTAAAACCCATTGCCGACGAATCGGAACTTTACTACTATACCTGGGTGCAGAACAATATTCGTAAGGTAAACGAGGCCACCAATGGCGAAGTGGGTTACATCCATATTCCCGATATGGGAGTTGCCGGGCTCAATGAGTTTGTGAAATACTTCTACCCTCAGCTCACCAAAAAGGCTTTAATAATTGACGACAGAGGTAATGGTGGTGGAAATGTATCGCCAATGATACTTGAACGCCTAAGCCGTGTGGTTTACCGCATGACCATGCGCCGTGGATTCGATCAACCATCAACAATCCCTTCGGAAACGCATTACGGGCCAAAGGTTGTGCTCATTGACCGTTACTCCGCCTCCGACGGCGATCTTTTCCCTTACGGTTTCAAAAAGTTAGGCCTTGGGCCACTTATTGGTGTTAGGAGTTGGGGCGGCGTTGTTGGTATTTCAGGCTCACTACCATTTGTTGATGGTGGCGACCTGCGTAAACCGGAATTTACCAGCTTTAGCTCCGATACAGGCGAGTGGATAATTGAAGGACATGGTGTTGATCCTGATATTGAGATTGACAACGACCCATACAGGGAGTACATGGGGCAGGATGATCAGCTGAATAAGGCTATTGAGCAGATTAAGGTTATGCTTAAGGATTACAAGCCTCTACCGCAAATACCCCAAGCACCTGACAGGTCGAAGTAA
- a CDS encoding cbb3-type cytochrome c oxidase subunit I: protein MKKFIDTLINGNEVNGRLAGLTPLQKLTLRFTVVSLVYYGFAVIEGMIMRLILASPNSLTELIPEHQYFAILTAHPLVGIFGATYTLVFGAFYFALSFLLKKPLWGFKAANWSFWLITIGVFVFWFAGFLSHYGPLYTLYWPLPADFNQFGPWGGTFFILGIALVMVASIIFVVIVFKTITYTPKGWEKQPGGSLLASALGVSGLANLFRKKENRKHHQVPLPVAAIARGSVDVFLNAGIITFTGVLILVYLVGHILGFNLQNSWIDALLYKNMFWWGLDLIADGLVLIFVAGTWYLLAMLITGVKNVYMENVARALLLLELVVSWTVWSHHLLSDQAQPLMLKLVSGQFVTAFELITQGLALFISLVTLWGARPLKWTPELKFFLGGLLGFALAVAAGIIQADMGMNRILHNTQWIVGPHVHVAVLIGLTMTLYAVVYKLLPVLTNGLNIFSVKLTSWHFWLHLLGGIGMGAFMGMAGLKGMLRRTIYYNGEFDIFMILAALAGAALLLAYLSYFFNLVLTIGVKGIIEIFKPSKLPKEQILPE, encoded by the coding sequence ATGAAAAAGTTTATAGATACTTTAATAAATGGCAATGAGGTAAACGGACGCTTAGCAGGCCTTACCCCATTACAAAAATTAACCTTAAGGTTTACTGTAGTATCACTTGTTTACTATGGCTTTGCTGTAATTGAAGGGATGATAATGCGCTTAATCCTTGCATCACCAAACTCACTCACTGAACTAATTCCTGAACATCAATACTTTGCAATCCTAACTGCACATCCACTTGTTGGTATCTTTGGTGCCACCTACACCCTTGTGTTTGGCGCCTTCTATTTTGCGTTATCTTTCCTTCTTAAAAAACCATTATGGGGATTTAAAGCTGCAAATTGGTCGTTTTGGCTGATTACTATTGGGGTTTTCGTTTTCTGGTTTGCAGGATTCCTTTCGCATTATGGGCCTCTATATACCCTATACTGGCCACTACCAGCTGACTTTAATCAATTTGGGCCATGGGGTGGCACATTCTTTATTCTTGGAATTGCCTTGGTAATGGTGGCCTCCATAATTTTTGTTGTTATTGTTTTTAAAACAATTACTTACACCCCTAAAGGGTGGGAAAAGCAACCGGGTGGTTCACTTTTGGCTTCGGCACTGGGAGTATCGGGGCTAGCAAACCTTTTCCGAAAAAAAGAAAATCGTAAACATCACCAAGTACCATTACCAGTTGCTGCCATTGCTAGGGGATCGGTTGATGTATTCCTGAATGCTGGTATAATAACCTTTACGGGAGTGCTTATTCTGGTTTACTTAGTAGGACATATTTTGGGATTTAACCTACAAAACTCATGGATTGATGCGCTCCTCTACAAGAACATGTTCTGGTGGGGGCTCGACCTAATAGCTGATGGTTTAGTTCTCATTTTTGTTGCCGGTACTTGGTACCTACTTGCCATGCTAATAACTGGCGTTAAAAATGTATACATGGAGAACGTAGCTAGGGCACTACTTTTGCTCGAACTAGTAGTTTCCTGGACAGTTTGGTCGCACCACCTCCTTTCCGATCAGGCGCAGCCCTTAATGCTAAAACTTGTGTCTGGTCAATTTGTAACAGCGTTTGAGCTTATAACCCAAGGCTTAGCTCTATTTATAAGTTTAGTAACTCTTTGGGGTGCACGCCCTCTAAAATGGACACCAGAACTAAAATTTTTCCTTGGAGGTTTACTTGGTTTTGCCCTAGCTGTTGCAGCAGGAATTATCCAAGCCGATATGGGGATGAATCGTATACTACACAACACACAATGGATTGTTGGGCCTCACGTCCACGTTGCTGTTCTGATTGGACTTACCATGACCCTATATGCAGTAGTTTATAAATTACTACCCGTACTAACTAATGGTTTGAACATTTTTAGCGTAAAGCTTACATCATGGCATTTCTGGCTACATCTACTTGGAGGTATAGGTATGGGTGCGTTCATGGGCATGGCTGGGCTTAAAGGCATGCTCCGCAGAACCATCTACTACAATGGCGAGTTTGATATTTTTATGATTCTTGCAGCATTAGCTGGAGCAGCATTACTTTTAGCCTACTTGTCATACTTTTTCAACCTTGTCCTCACAATCGGAGTAAAAGGAATTATTGAAATCTTCAAACCATCAAAACTACCTAAGGAGCAAATACTTCCCGAATAA
- the xerD gene encoding site-specific tyrosine recombinase XerD, whose product MGWSNAIDDYINFLRLEKSLSENSIAAYRADMDKLWRFAEGKGVEPESIRRNDLEEFLAQLHDLGLNKRSQSRILSGVRGFFKYLLLEEVIDTDPTELIDSPKIGRKLPEVLSVAEIDALEAAIDLSKPDGHRNKAIIETLYSCGLRVSELVSLRLTDLFFTDGFIRVIGKGDKERLVPIGTKAINDINAYLAQRNSIDSRIDPDSRNIVFLNRWGRKLTREMVFTIIKKYASLAGIKKNISPHTLRHSFATHLIEGGADLRAVQEMLGHESIQTTEIYTHLDNQYLRETIMMFHPHK is encoded by the coding sequence ATGGGATGGAGCAACGCAATAGACGATTACATTAACTTTCTGCGACTTGAGAAATCGCTTTCCGAGAACTCCATTGCAGCTTACCGCGCCGACATGGATAAGCTCTGGAGGTTTGCCGAGGGGAAAGGCGTTGAGCCTGAATCGATACGGCGTAACGATTTGGAGGAGTTCTTGGCTCAGCTTCACGATTTGGGCTTGAATAAGCGTTCGCAATCCAGGATTCTTTCCGGCGTAAGGGGCTTTTTTAAGTACTTGCTACTTGAGGAGGTGATTGACACCGATCCTACCGAGCTGATCGATTCTCCCAAAATAGGCCGAAAATTGCCCGAGGTTCTAAGCGTAGCTGAAATCGATGCTTTAGAGGCGGCTATCGACCTGAGCAAACCCGATGGGCACAGAAACAAAGCCATTATTGAAACGCTTTACAGCTGTGGGCTTCGTGTGTCGGAGTTGGTTTCGCTTAGGCTTACCGATTTGTTCTTTACCGATGGCTTTATTAGGGTTATTGGTAAAGGCGATAAGGAAAGGCTTGTGCCAATTGGCACAAAAGCCATTAACGACATCAATGCATACCTTGCTCAGCGTAACAGCATCGATTCACGTATTGATCCTGATTCGCGCAATATCGTTTTCCTAAACCGATGGGGCCGAAAGCTAACCCGCGAGATGGTGTTCACCATTATTAAAAAGTATGCTTCACTGGCCGGGATTAAAAAGAACATAAGCCCCCATACGCTCAGGCATTCCTTTGCCACCCATTTAATTGAGGGAGGAGCCGATTTGCGCGCCGTTCAGGAGATGCTTGGACATGAATCGATTCAAACCACCGAGATTTATACACATCTCGATAACCAGTACCTAAGGGAAACAATCATGATGTTTCATCCCCATAAATAA
- a CDS encoding M14 family metallopeptidase, with amino-acid sequence MQKLFILLLCIYPLLGNAQYFPVTIAEGSNFQSTSTYADVMNYIKMLEKASKHIKTETIATSIEGRDIPLMVVANPMPKTPRDIGNRIVVYIQANIHAGEVEGKEASLMFVRDLLKNPNNPLFKNIVLLVCPILNADGNESISPKNRPWQNGPVNGVGVRHNGQMLDLNRDAMKLETPEMVGVVSNVLNRWDPSIVMDCHTTNGSYHQEPVTFTWMMNPNGNRELINYMRDRMMPWVSTQLSVKYKTLNCFYGEFIDQKDYEKGWISYASEPRYFTNYIGLRNRLSILNENYVYAPFDERVYGCYNLIASVCDYAMQNSKEIKDLLAKADRETIQIPKTSPAPEFAITYEGRPTPQWVTILTYEAEAYTDEQGRERFRKTDRKRTVTVPYIADYYPTSTIPLPFAYIVRNDKVVTNLLKSHGIQFQTLTDTVTLNVEQFTIDSLKPAPRINQGHYNSNIFGKYVKANRLFTTNYVMVKTSQPLGQLAAYLLEPQSDDGLAFWNFWDRYLVPQWGNNYNPVPVFRITDEKELGRVKR; translated from the coding sequence ATGCAAAAACTATTTATTCTTCTGCTTTGTATCTATCCACTGCTCGGAAACGCCCAATACTTTCCGGTTACAATAGCTGAGGGTAGCAACTTTCAGTCAACATCAACCTATGCCGATGTCATGAACTACATCAAGATGCTTGAGAAAGCATCGAAGCACATAAAAACCGAAACCATTGCTACCAGCATTGAAGGACGCGATATTCCGCTAATGGTTGTGGCAAACCCAATGCCCAAAACACCCCGCGATATTGGTAACCGGATTGTGGTATATATACAGGCCAACATACATGCGGGGGAGGTGGAAGGCAAGGAAGCATCGCTGATGTTTGTTCGCGACTTGCTTAAAAACCCCAATAATCCACTATTTAAAAACATTGTTCTGCTGGTTTGCCCTATACTCAATGCCGATGGTAACGAATCCATCAGTCCGAAAAACCGCCCTTGGCAGAACGGGCCTGTTAACGGTGTTGGCGTAAGGCATAACGGGCAAATGCTCGACCTGAACAGGGATGCCATGAAACTGGAAACTCCCGAAATGGTTGGCGTAGTATCCAACGTATTAAACCGCTGGGATCCTTCCATTGTTATGGATTGCCACACCACCAACGGATCCTACCATCAGGAGCCGGTTACCTTTACCTGGATGATGAACCCCAACGGTAATCGCGAACTCATAAACTACATGCGCGATAGGATGATGCCCTGGGTATCGACCCAGCTGTCGGTCAAGTATAAAACGCTAAACTGCTTCTACGGCGAGTTTATCGACCAAAAGGATTACGAAAAGGGTTGGATATCGTACGCTTCTGAACCCCGCTACTTTACCAACTACATTGGGTTAAGGAATAGGCTAAGCATTTTGAACGAGAACTACGTTTACGCCCCATTCGACGAACGGGTTTACGGGTGCTATAACCTGATTGCCTCAGTTTGCGATTACGCCATGCAAAACAGCAAGGAAATAAAGGATTTGCTTGCCAAAGCCGACAGAGAAACTATTCAGATACCCAAAACCTCACCTGCTCCCGAGTTTGCCATAACCTACGAGGGTAGGCCTACGCCCCAGTGGGTAACCATCCTCACCTACGAGGCCGAAGCCTATACCGACGAGCAGGGACGGGAAAGGTTCCGCAAAACCGACCGTAAGCGAACGGTTACCGTTCCCTACATTGCCGACTACTACCCCACCTCAACCATTCCACTCCCCTTTGCATACATTGTTAGAAATGACAAAGTGGTTACCAATCTACTTAAAAGTCACGGAATACAATTCCAAACCCTAACCGATACGGTAACCCTAAATGTAGAGCAGTTTACCATCGACTCGCTAAAGCCGGCCCCTCGAATTAACCAGGGGCACTATAACAGCAATATCTTTGGCAAATACGTTAAGGCCAATAGGCTATTCACAACCAACTACGTGATGGTTAAAACCTCGCAACCCCTTGGGCAACTGGCAGCTTACCTGCTTGAGCCACAGTCGGACGATGGCCTGGCGTTCTGGAACTTCTGGGACCGTTACCTTGTGCCGCAATGGGGCAACAACTACAACCCGGTACCGGTTTTCAGGATAACCGATGAGAAAGAGTTAGGCAGGGTAAAGCGGTAG